A stretch of the Desulfobaculum bizertense DSM 18034 genome encodes the following:
- a CDS encoding replication-associated recombination protein A yields MLTNPGTAPNQGSAGGDTQPLADRVRPRTIEDFIGQAHLREKIDAVMNADRLPSMLLYGPPGCGKSTLALLLARHSGLPYIRVSAPEAGISSLRKRLQGMQLLILDELHRFSKAQQDFFLPILENGEMTLIATTTENPSFSITRQLLSRLHVLRLEAHTRHDLMDVARRGLKRLEIEVPDETLHLLTKLAQGDARSLLNLIEYLAELPEDHRDPEHLKGLLPDIVLRHDKAGDSHYDLASAMIKSIRGSDPDAAVYYLACLLEGGEDPRFVCRRLILSAGEDIGLADPNALQMAVACQQAVEFVGMPEGFIPMSECAVYLALAKKSNSTYEAYHRAAAEVRKNGAKPVPLHIRNAATQQMKEWGYGKGYKYPHNFPGAWVAQEYLPDELQGRSFYHAKDQGEEPKLSAPWKAHLRKK; encoded by the coding sequence ATGCTGACTAATCCCGGAACCGCTCCCAACCAGGGGAGCGCAGGTGGCGACACGCAGCCTTTGGCTGATCGCGTTCGCCCCAGAACAATTGAAGACTTTATTGGGCAGGCCCATCTGCGAGAAAAAATCGACGCGGTCATGAACGCTGACCGTCTGCCGAGCATGCTCCTGTACGGCCCTCCCGGCTGTGGCAAATCTACACTCGCCCTGCTTCTTGCCCGGCACTCTGGTCTTCCCTACATTCGTGTCAGCGCTCCAGAAGCAGGCATCAGCTCTCTGCGCAAGCGTCTTCAGGGTATGCAGCTTCTCATTCTGGACGAGCTACACCGTTTTTCTAAAGCGCAGCAGGACTTTTTCCTCCCGATTTTGGAAAACGGCGAGATGACACTCATTGCCACAACGACAGAAAACCCCTCTTTTTCTATCACTCGGCAACTGCTTTCACGGCTTCATGTTCTCCGGCTGGAGGCCCACACCCGCCACGACCTGATGGACGTTGCCCGGCGAGGACTCAAGCGCCTTGAAATTGAAGTCCCGGACGAAACCTTGCACCTTTTGACCAAGCTTGCGCAGGGGGACGCCCGGAGTCTTCTCAATCTCATTGAGTATCTAGCCGAATTGCCCGAAGACCACCGGGACCCAGAGCATCTCAAAGGCCTTCTTCCTGACATTGTTTTGCGCCACGACAAGGCCGGTGATTCGCACTACGACCTCGCCAGTGCAATGATTAAATCCATTCGAGGAAGTGACCCAGACGCGGCTGTCTATTACCTCGCCTGTCTGCTCGAAGGTGGCGAGGACCCCCGCTTTGTCTGCCGCCGACTCATTCTATCTGCTGGCGAAGACATTGGCCTTGCAGACCCCAACGCCCTGCAAATGGCTGTCGCCTGTCAGCAGGCAGTTGAATTTGTCGGCATGCCTGAGGGATTTATCCCCATGAGCGAGTGCGCTGTCTATTTGGCCCTCGCCAAAAAAAGCAACTCCACCTATGAGGCATATCATCGCGCCGCCGCAGAGGTTCGCAAGAATGGTGCAAAGCCCGTCCCCCTTCACATTCGAAATGCGGCAACGCAGCAAATGAAAGAATGGGGCTATGGCAAGGGCTACAAGTATCCGCACAATTTCCCCGGCGCATGGGTTGCGCAGGAATATTTGCCCGACGAGCTTCAGGGACGCAGCTTTTACCACGCCAAGGATCAAGGCGAAGAACCAAAGCTCTCAGCCCCCTGGAAAGCCCATTTGCGCAAGAAATAA
- a CDS encoding Crp/Fnr family transcriptional regulator has translation MKFPGINLLEELEKDELHELHAVFNTRTLPKNAIIYTPDEREDLTFIIKKGRVRVYLAYADKEFTLAILRPGDLYSTHAGCYIQSLSSTQLLVADVHAMKTLMDRNPVFTRTMVRVLGHILKNTFSIIGGLVFKDIYARLLDYIIDEAQQAGVPHHSGVLIDLNLTIEQLAQLMGASRQTVSTLLNDMLRAGFIIKHGRGQYIIPDLPALKRHASEQCI, from the coding sequence ATGAAATTCCCCGGAATAAACCTGCTCGAAGAGTTAGAGAAAGACGAACTTCACGAGCTTCACGCAGTCTTTAACACTCGGACCCTGCCCAAGAACGCCATTATTTACACCCCAGATGAACGGGAAGACTTGACGTTCATTATTAAAAAAGGGCGGGTCCGCGTGTATCTCGCCTATGCTGACAAGGAATTCACCCTCGCTATTTTACGCCCCGGCGATCTCTACTCCACGCATGCCGGGTGCTACATACAATCTCTCAGCTCCACCCAGCTTCTCGTCGCCGATGTACACGCCATGAAAACACTCATGGATCGCAACCCCGTTTTTACCCGCACTATGGTTCGCGTGCTCGGCCACATTCTCAAGAACACCTTTTCCATCATTGGCGGTCTTGTCTTCAAGGACATATATGCCCGACTGCTCGATTACATTATCGACGAGGCGCAGCAGGCAGGTGTTCCTCACCACTCCGGTGTGCTCATCGATCTCAACCTCACCATTGAACAGCTCGCCCAGCTTATGGGCGCCTCTCGCCAGACTGTCTCTACACTCCTCAACGATATGCTCCGCGCTGGCTTTATCATCAAGCACGGCCGTGGGCAGTACATTATCCCAGATTTGCCCGCCCTCAAGCGTCACGCCTCTGAGCAGTGCATCTAA